From Brachionichthys hirsutus isolate HB-005 chromosome 16, CSIRO-AGI_Bhir_v1, whole genome shotgun sequence, a single genomic window includes:
- the angptl6 gene encoding angiopoietin-related protein 6, with protein sequence MLKIVLTLLLGLCLDATQAGARQEETHGGKGGRCSYTFIVPQQKLTGALCLNTQAAAANLSEVAALRADLLRQQEQMEKLRGQLEKEGALAVEVSALRKESSSMNSRIAQLHAQLLHEAMHKRELASEQRRVENLLLNATTQALQVSSNYRELEKKYGALSSIMSAQNQLVARLEKRCQCRDSTQSSLVTTEPPKSRPNVHPNRSSEVKEVSNDVQRDQSASTLQQDRTAPSLPTAAADTQTEPPFIGFPITKTPGPWRDCQHVLESGETTSGIYLLRPRDTNHLLQAWCDQNHSQGGWTVIQRRQDGLVNFFRTWEQYKQGFGNLDGEYWLGLEHLHWMTKQAQYKLRVALEDWQGRQAFAEYDSFHVEPENDWYRLRLGQYRGTAGDSLSWHSNKAFTTLDQDRDSYPGNCAHYQKGGWWYHMCAHSNLNGVWYRGGHYRSRYQDGVYWAEFHGGSYSLKRVSMMIKPT encoded by the exons ATGCTGAAAATAGTTCTGACTCTTTTGTTGGGGCTCTGTCTCGATGCAACTCAAGCCGGAGCAAGGCAGGAGGAAACTCATGGCGGGAAAGGAGGCCGTTGCTCTTACACCTTCATTGTTCCACAGCAAAAACTGACAGGCGCGCTGTGCCTGAAcacacaagctgctgctgccaatCTCTCCGAGGTGGCGGCACTGCGGGCGGACCTCCTGCGGCAGCAGGAGCAGATGGAGAAGCTCCGAGGGCAACTGGAGAAGGAGGGGGCCCTCGCCGTGGAGGTATCAGCCCTGCGcaaagagagcagcagcatgaaTTCTCGCATTGCTCAGCTGCACGCCCAGCTGCTGCACGAAGCCATGCACAAGAGAGAGCTGGCTTCGGAGCAGCGGCGGGTGGAGAACCTCCTGCTGAATGCCACAACACAG GCACTGCAGGTTTCCAGCAACTAcagggagctggagaagaaaTATGGAGCCCTCAGCTCCATCATGAGCGCCCAGAATCAGCTTGTTGCTCGGCTGGAGAAGCGGTGCCAGTGCAGGGACTCCACCCAATCCTCTCTG GTGACAACCGAACCGCCAAAAAGCCGGCCTAATGTTCATCCAAACCGCAGCTCTGAAGTCAAAGAAGTGAGCAACGACGTTCAAAGGGACCAAAGTGCTTCCACGCTACAGCAGGACCGAACGGCTCCGTCGCTCCCCACCGCTGCAGCCGACACGCAGACAGAGCCTCCTTTCATTGGCTTCCCCATCACAAAGACTCCAG GGCCCTGGCGGGACTGTCAGCATGTACTCGAATCAGGCGAGACCACCAGCGGGATCTATCTGCTCCGCCCGCGGGACACCAACCACCTCCTGCAGGCCTGGTGTGATCAGAACCACTCTCAGGGAGGATGGACTGTCATCCAGAGGAGGCAGGATGGGTTGGTCAACTTCTTCAGGACCTGGGAGCAGTATAAG CAAGGCTTCGGGAACCTGGACGGAGAGTATTGGCTAGGCCTGGAACACCTCCACTGGATGACTAAGCAGGCTCAGTATAAGCTCAGGGTGGCTCTGGAGGACTGGCAGGGCCGACAAGCGTTTGCCGAGTACGACAGCTTCCACGTGGAACCGGAGAACGACTGGTACCGACTGCGGTTAGGCCAATACCGCGGGACCGCAGGCGACTCGCTGTCATGGCACAGCAACAAGGCCTTCACCACTCTGGACCAAGACAGGGACAGCTACCcag GGAACTGCGCCCATTACCAAAAAGGAGGCTGGTGGTACCACATGTGCGCCCACTCCAATCTGAATGGAGTGTGGTATCGGGGCGGACACTACCGCAGCCGCTACCAGGATGGCGTCTACTGGGCCGAGTTTCACGGAGGGTCCTACTCTCTCAAACGGGTTTCCATGATGATCAAGCCCACATAA
- the hgs gene encoding LOW QUALITY PROTEIN: hepatocyte growth factor-regulated tyrosine kinase substrate (The sequence of the model RefSeq protein was modified relative to this genomic sequence to represent the inferred CDS: substituted 1 base at 1 genomic stop codon), whose product MGKGGGTFERLLDRATSQLLLETDWESILQICDLIRQGDAQAKYAVGAIKKKLNDKNPHVALYALEVLESVVKNCGQTVHDEVASKQTMEELKDLLKKQTEPNVRNKILYLIQAWAHAFRNEPKYKVVQDTYQIMKVEGHVFPEFKESDAMFAAERAPDWVDAEECHRCRVQFGVMTRKHHCRACGQIFCGKCSSKYSTIPKFGIEKEVRVCEPCFELLNKXKAEIKAPSSAPAELPPEYLTSPLSQQSQMPPKRDESALQEEEELQLAIALSQSEAEEKERARQKNSYSVYPKTDPPPVTSSAPPVSTLYTSPVNSSAPSAEDVDPELARYLNRTYWEKKQEEARKSPTPSAPAPVPLAEPLPAVSQPVESHVPVQPVSIVEPYQNGESEENHEQFLKALQNAVTTFLNRMKSNHMRGRSITNDSAVLSLFQSINNMHPQLLDILNQLDEKRLYYEGLQDKLAQVRDARAALNALRDEHREKLRHAAEEAERQRQIQLAQKLEIMRQKKQEYLEVQRQLAIQRLQEQEKERQMRLEQQKHTIQMRAQMPAFALPYAQMQSLPPSVAGGVVYQPGAPPSYPGTFSPAGSVEGSPMHNIYMNQAGQTAPPQYQAMPDPNMVNAYMYQAAGTNGQPAPPPGQAPPTTSPPYSNYQPTPTQGYQNVVSQAQSVPPMAQAAPTNGMGYMGYQPYGMQNMISALPGQDPNVPPQQAYMPGQQPMYQQVAPPGVAQQQQQQQPQQQQPPQAVPGSAEAQLICFD is encoded by the exons ATGGGAAAAGGTGGAGGTACATTTGAAAGGCTTTTGG ATCGGGCCACCAGTCAGCTGTTGCTGGAGACGGACTGGGAATCCATTCTGCAGATCTGTGATCTCATTCGACAAGGAGATGCCCA AGCCAAATATGCTGTTGGAGCCATTAAGAAGAAACTGAATGACAAAAATCCGCATGTGGCCCTCTATGCCCTGGAG GTCCTGGAGTCGGTGGTGAAGAACTGTGGCCAGACAGTCCACGATGAGGTGGCCAGCAAGCAAACTATGGAGGAACTGAAGGACCTGCTTAAG AAACAGACGGAGCCAAATGTCCGAAACAAAATCCTGTACCTGATTCAGGCCTGGGCTCACGCCTTCCGCAACGAACCCAAATATAAAGTGGTTCAAGACACCTATCAAATTATGAAAGTGGAGG gtcATGTGTTCCCCGAGTTTAAAGAGAGCGATGCCATGTTTGCAGCTGAGAGA GCCCCAGACTGGGTCGATGCTGAGGAGTGCCATCGGTGCAGAGTCCAGTTTGGTGTTATGACAAGAAAG CACCATTGTCGCGCCTGTGGACAGATTTTCTGTGGAAAGTGTTCCTCCAAGTACTCCACCATTCCGAAGTTCGGCATAGAAAAggaagtgcgtgtgtgtgagccgtgCTTTGAGCTGCTGAACAAGTGA AAAGCAGAGATTAAAGCCCCGTCTTCAGCCCCTGCTGAGTTGCCTCCTGAGTACCTGACCAGTCCACTCTCCCAGCAGTCACAG ATGCCCCCCAAGAGAGACGAGTCAGCgctgcaagaggaggaggagctgcagctggccaTTGCTCTTTCTCAGAGcgaagcagaggagaaggagcggGCG AGGCAGAAGAACTCGTACTCGGTGTATCCCAAGACCGACCCCCCTCCAGTGACTTCCTCAGCCCCACCAGTCAGCACACTCTACACCTCCCCCGTG AACTCCTCTGCTCCTTCAGCTGAAGATGTCGACCCCGAG CTGGCCCGCTACCTGAACAGAACGTACTGGGagaagaaacaggaagaggcGCGCAAGAGTCCCACCCCCTCAGCCCCCGCTCCTGTGCCATTGGCCGAGCCCCTTCCAGCAGTTAGTCAGCCAGTAGAAAGCCATGTCCCTGTCCAGCCAGTCAGCATAGTGGAG CCGTACCAGAACGGGGAGTCGGAGGAGAACCACGAGCAGTTTCTGAAAGCGCTGCAAAATGCGGTGACGACCTTCCTCAATCGTATGAAGAGCAACCACATGCGCGGCCGCAGCATCACCAACGACAGCGCCGTGCTCTCCCTCTTCCAGTCCATCAACAACATGCACCCCCAGCTGTTGGACATCCTCAACCAGCTGGATGAGAAGCGAC TGTACTACGAGGGGCTGCAGGACAAGCTGGCTCAGGTGCGGGACGCTCGGGCGGCCCTCAACGCCCTCCGGGACGAACACAGGGAGAAGCTGCGTCATGCCGCGGAGGAAGCGGAGCGACAGAGGCAGATCCAGCTGGCTCAAAAGCTGGAGATCATGAGGCAGAAGAAACAG GAGTACCTGGAGGTGCAAAGACAGCTGGCCATCCAACGCCTccaggagcaggagaaggagaggcaGATGCGTCTGGAGCAGCAAAAGCACACAATCCAGATGAGAGCCCAAATGCCTGCTTTCGCTCTGCCCTATGCTCAG ATGCAGTCGTTGCCCCCCAGTGTGGCAGGAGGGGTGGTATACCAGCCTGGTGCCCCGCCCAGTTACCCGGGCACCTTCAGTCCTGCTGGTTCTGTCGAGGGTTCGCCGATGCACAATATCTACATGAACCAGGCTGGGCAGACTGCACCGCCACAGTATCAGGCCATGCCTG ATCCTAATATGGTCAATGCATACATGTACCAGGCTGCAGGCACCAATGGgcagcctgctcctcctcctggtcagGCTCCACCCACGACTAGTCCACCCTACTCCAACTATCAGCCCACACCCACTCAGGGCTACCAG AACGTGGTCTCTCAGGCCCAGAGTGTTCCCCCGATGGCCCAGGCTGCTCCCACTAATGGAATGGGTTACATGGGCTATCAGCCATATGGCATGCAGAACATGATTTCTGCATTGCCAGGACAGGACCCCAATGTGCCCCCGCAGCAAGCCTACATGCCAGGCCAGCAGCCCATGTACCAACAG GTGGCTCCCCCTGGTGtcgctcagcagcagcagcagcaacaaccgcaacagcagcagcccccccaggCTGTTCCTGGCAGCGCAGAGGCACAGCTGATCTGTTTCGACTGA
- the LOC137905280 gene encoding GTPase IMAP family member 9, with product MDRRMKGTTELRLMVVGSSGPSQFLLTNAILGREVFPENMASISESRKSFGELDGRRVAVINGPNLYDKDISQQKRKMELRRAKCLSVPGPHAFLVAFDLEKISPNEMRAPKLMKERFGRHSLTHCMVLLACEENVERAALEKRVRKTDWHLRELIEKNGGRFHLFSKNWSDCTRDWELLQKIERMVASLGGGCFSSRTFQKAEDSVKKAEKRLRKQRAAEIKKTWTEMEKRCVAEEVSQQKDAYANSVGAEIRAEAEMSNGWLRTSLARGLGTGLIVGAVVGALIGSIEGPAGMVLYGIIGGAVGGSAGGTAQVAIKHMEDRVAPPARLNFNSIFINRFFAAPHS from the exons ATGGATAGGAGGATGAAAG GAACCACAGAATTACGGCTCATGGTGGTCGGGAGCAGTGGACCATCGCAGTTCCTGCTAACAAATGCCATACTTGGGAGAGAAGTGTTTCCAGAAAATATGGCCAGCATTTCTGAGAGCAGGAAGAGCTTTGGTGAGCTGGATGGAAGACGAGTGGCTGTGATCAATGGGCCAAACCTCTACGACAAGGACATATCGcaacagaagaggaagatggagctGAGAAGGGCTAAGTGCTTGAGCGTCCCTGGTCCTCATGCCTTTCTTGTTGCATTCGACTTGGAGAAAATCTCCCCAAACGAAATGAGAGCTCCAAAACTGATGAAGGAGCGCTTTGGAAGGCACAGTCTGACGCACTGCATGGTCCTCCTGGCCTGTGAAGAAAACGTTGAGAGAGCCGCCCTGGAAAAGAGGGTGCGGAAGACTGACTGGCACCTGAGAGAGCTGATCGAGAAGAATGGAGGACGCTTCCACCTTTTCAGCAAGAACTGGAGCGATTGCACCCGGGACTGGGAGCTGCTTCAGAAGATAGAGCGGATGGTGGCCTCCTTGGGAGGGGGCTGCTTCTCCAGCAGGACCTTCCAGAAGGCGGAGGACAGCGTGAAGAAGGCGGAGAAGAGACTCAGgaagcagagggcagcagagatAAAGAAGACGTGGACGGAAATGGAGAAGCGCTGCGTAGCAGAGGAGGTGTCTCAACAGAAGGATGCCTACGCCAACAGCGTGGGCGCAGAGATCAGAGCCGAAGCCGAGATGAGCAACGGATGGCTCAGAACATCCCTGGCGAGAGGGCTGGGGACAGGGTTGATCGTGGGGGCAGTTGTGGGTGCGTTGATCGGGTCCATTGAGGGGCCAGCAGGGATGGTTCTTTATGGGATCATTGGTGGTGCGGTGGGGGGGTCGGCAGGAGGAACAGCTCAGGTAGCTATAAAACACATGGAGGACAGAGTGGCCCCGCCTGCCAGACTCAACTTTAACTCAATCTTCATCAATCGCTTCTTTGCTGCTCCTCATTCATAA
- the mrpl12 gene encoding large ribosomal subunit protein bL12m, which translates to MYCARRSLWTALRAAADAHRQQLQRRLPALTALRLLKTSPVCHSDVIASPPLDGAPKEYPPKIRQLVSDIANLTLLEVSDLNELLKRTLNIKDVGMMPMAASAVPAAAAEEEDLAPVKKEKTHFTVKLTEIKATEKVKIIKEVKNCIQGLNLVQAKKLVDSLPQDIRANVSKEEAEKLKAALEAVGGTVILE; encoded by the exons ATGTACTGCGCCAGACGTTCCCTCTGGACCGCGCTGCGGGCCGCGGCGGACGCGCACCG acAACAGCTTCAGCGGCGGCTACCAGCTTTGACTGCTCTCAGGCTTTTGAAGACCAGTCCCGTCTGTCACTCGGACGTCATCGCCAGCCCTCCCCTGGATGGAGCACCCAAAGAATACCCCCCCAAAATCCGGCAGCTCGTTAGCGACATAGCGAACCTCACTTTGTTAGAGGTGTCGGACCTCAATGAGCTCCTTAag aGAACTCTGAACATTAAGGATGTCGGGATGATGCCGATGGCGGCATCggctgttcctgctgctgcg GCTGAAGAAGAAGACTTGGCACCAGTCAAAAAAGAGAAGACCCACTTCACAGTCAAGTTGACAGAAATAAAGGCAACAGAAAAAGTCAAAATTATAAAGGAAGTGAAAAACTGCATTCAAGGCTTGAATCTGGTGCAG GCTAAGAAACTAGTAGATTCTCTTCCCCAGGATATTCGGGCCAACGTATCCAAGGAAGAGGCAGAGAAACTGAAAGCGGCTCTGGAGGCAGTAGGGGGCACCGTGATATTGGAGTGA
- the cldnk gene encoding claudin k translates to MATTGMQLLGLIMSLVGWVCGAVVCTLPLWRVTAFIGNNIVTAQIIWEGLWMNCIVQSTGQIQCKVYDSLLALPSDMQAARGLTVLSILICGLALALGVLGVKCTKCLGVNSVKARIARISGALFAIAGFLYLVPICWTAHSIIRDFYDPHVAAPHKRELGPALYIGWGASALLLIGGSLLYTGSSPPGLSGSPTFSSGESSPRRAPASQVKGYV, encoded by the coding sequence atggcaaccacaggCATGCAATTGCTGGGCCTAATCATGTCCCTTGTAGGCTGGGTGTGCGGGGCGGTAGTCTGCACCCTCCCGCTGTGGCGAGTCACTGCCTTCATCGGCAACAACATAGTGACAGCTCAGATCATTTGGGAGGGCCTTTGGATGAATTGCATAGTGCAAAGCACAGGTCAAATCCAGTGTAAGGTGTATGACAGCTTGCTGGCTCTGCCCAGTGACATGCAGGCGGCCCGGGGCCTCACTGTGCTCTCCATCCTGATCTGTGGCCTAGCTCTTGCTCTGGGGGTCCTTGGAGTCAAATGCACTAAGTGCCTCGGTGTAAACAGCGTCAAGGCCCGCATTGCTCGCATTTCTGGTGCCCTTTTTGCCATTGCAGGGTTCCTCTACCTGGTGCCAATTTGCTGGACTGCCCACTCCATCATCAGGGATTTCTATGATCCACATGTGGCAGCCCCACACAAGCGCGAGCTTGGGCCTGCCCTTTACATTGGCTGGGGGGCATCAGCCTTGCTTCTCATTGGCGGGTCTCTGCTCTACACTGGGTCAAGCCCCCCAGGTCTATCAGGCTCTCCCACCTTCAGCAGCGGGGAGAGCAGTCCTCGCAGAGCACCTGCATCACAAGTTAAAGGCTATGTTTAA
- the btr02 gene encoding bloodthirsty-related gene family, member 2 — protein MELHKISLLPEKHFLCSLCRDVFTSPATIPCGHSFCLSCLSRYWGRHRSKYCPKCKRVFADKPDLSVNCTLAYVSDHYRNNRLQKPPDEEMVIDSEQMILERLQKIERLKCSLEVQKNSFLKEVRESQKVFSALVNAIEKSHKEVVSAIEERKREEEQKAEALVEQLEQEIQQLRTGAADSEPQVPSNSDQGDDAKQVSGKAVPTTNASDMKDWSKITVESDPCIGVTRRALSDVMDKIKAEVDRLSKAELKRTEKYAVDLNLSAQTAHAFLAVSEDRKRVRHTDKLQEVPDNPKRFEGAANVLAKESFSCERCYWEVEVGDKIEWSLGVARQSINRKGKFTVCPANGFWTLSLKAGGQHLANTCPVTPLALDQKPRRVAVFLDYPAGRVSFYCTDSGVHIYTFTDTFTDKLHPFFNPGRLHGGKNAAPLILSSSFCSI, from the exons ATGGAGCTCCATAAAATCAGCCTCCTTCCTGAGAAGCACTTCTTGTGCTCTCTCTGCAGAGACGTCTTCACCAGCCCAGCAACCATACCATGTGGACACAGCTTCTGCTTGTCCTGTCTGTCTCGCTACTGGGGGCGACACCGGTCAAAATACTGCCCCAAGTGTAAAAGAGTGTTTGCTGACAAGCCTGACCTCAGTGTCAACTGTACCCTGGCATATGTCTCAGACCACTACAGGAATAATCGTCTACAGAAACCTCCAGATGAAGAAATG GTGATAGATAGTGAGCAGATGATTCTTGAAAGGCTACAGAAAATAGAAAGATTGAAATGTTCACTCGAGGTCCAAAAG AACTCTTTCCTCAAGGAGGTGCGAGAAAGCCAGAAGGTTTTCTCCGCCCTCGTCAACGCCATAGAGAAGAGCCACAAAGAAGTTGTCTCGGCAattgaggagaggaagagggaggaggagcagaaggcgGAAGCGCTGGTGGAACAGCTGGAAcaggagatccagcagctgagGACGGGGGCCGCGGATTCTGAGCCGCAGGTGCCTTCAAACAGCGATCAAGGCGATGATGCAAAGCAAGTTAGTGGG AAAGCTGTCCCCACGACAAACGCCTCTGATATGAAAGACTGGTCCAAGATCACAGTGGAATCCGACCCCTGCATTGGGGTCACCAGACGAGCTCTGTCAGACGTGATGGACAAGATAAAGGCAGAAGTGGACAGGCTCTCCAAAGCTG AACTTAAGAGAACAGAGAAATACGCAG tGGACTTGAACCTGAGTGCACAGACGGCCCACGCCTTCCTCGCCGTCTCAGAAGACAGAAAGCGGGTGAGACACACGGACAAACTCCAGGAGGTGCCAGATAATCCCAAGAGGTTTGAAGGTGCGGCGAATGTGCTGGCCAAAGAGAGCTTCAGCTGCGAGCGGTGCTACTGGGAGGTGGAGGTCGGAGATAAGATTGAGTGGAGCCTGGGTGTGGCCCGGCAGTCAATAAACCGGAAGGGCAAGTTCACCGTCTGCCCGGCCAATGGCTTCTGGACTCTCAGCCTGAAAGCTGGAGGCCAGCACCTTGCCAATACCTGTCCTGTCACTCCATTGGCTCTGGACCAGAAACCCAGGAGAGTGGCCGTGTTTCTGGACTACCCTGCAGGCCGTGTGTCCTTTTACTGCACAGACTCTGGAGTTCACATTTACACCTTCACAGACACATTTACGGATAAGCTTCATCCATTCTTCAATCCCGGGCGCCTCCACGGAGGCAAAAATGCTGCTCCTCTAATCCTCTCTTCGAgcttctgcagcatctga